The Deltaproteobacteria bacterium genome includes the window GGTTGGGACGCGATGTTCTGGCGCGGGCTTCCGCCGGTTTCAGGGCAAGCCTTTGCCTGGCGGGCATGGCCGAACTGCTGGCCCTGGGCGCCGCCATGAGTGTAAATTTCCTGTTCCTGATTCTGGCTAAAATGAGAATCAAGGCCCTGGTTGCCGTGCCTGTACAAGCCCTCAGGACCGTTCCCCCCTTTCTTACGGGCCTTGCCCTCGCCGCCATGCTGGGCGCCACCCAATGGGGCATGGTGATCGCCCTTGCTTTTATTTCTTTTCCTTTTGAAACGGCCGTGGTGGAAGAGGAGATCAACGCGGGCCTTCATATGCCCCACATAGAGGGCGCCAAGGGAATCGGAGCGCCCTATTACATGATTCTCATGAGACACGTGGGCAGGATTGCGGGTCCAAGGATCATGCGCTACGCACTCCTTGATTTCGTGGGCCTTGTGGCGTTCGAATCCTTATTGGGGTTTGTGGGGCTTTCCCGGCCGCCGGCCCCATCCATCGGGGCGGAAATTTTTAACGGCGGACCTTACATGGCAACCTATCCCTGGCTTTTCCTGACGCCCTGTTTGGTGTTGGCATTGGGTCTGGTGGCTCTGAACGCCGGGTTTTTCAGGCTTTTGAGTCGGGAAAATTGAGGATGGGCCTGGATAACATCTTCTTGGTTGATGCTTTTATCTTGGAATTAATTTTGGAATCAAATGCTAATTGTGAATGGAGGTTTGAAATGACTTTAGACAAGCAAGACAAAGAAGAAATCGTGGAAATCATAAATAACGCCGCTAAAAAGATTGTTGCTGAAATTAAGAAAATGCAGGTTACTAAACCACTGGAGGATGATGAAAAAACGCGATCTCTGGCTATAATCGGTGATCGATGCCTTGTTGTTGAAAAAAAGCTGGAATCAGGTGAGTTAAAAGCGGCTGATGCAGCAAGGTACGGCAATGAATACAGAGTGCTAGGCAAAGCCTATGAAAAATTGCTGAATGAATTATCAGGAAAATAATATTCTTTTGCGTTACATTCTTTCTGTAGATTAACATTAGTATTTCTCGGTTTCACGCCGGAGCGTGGGAACCAGGGTGGCTTATTAAATTTGCGATAGCTTTTCATTATGTGGAGAAATTGATATGGCCTCAATTGCGGGCAGTAAGGGTGGAATTGTTTCAAATGGTCTTGCAACACTTATTATGAAAAGGATAAGATTTCAAAGTGAAAAATTTGATAAATTTTTCGATGCAGACTATAGCGCTAAAACACAAGGAAAGAATAGTAATAAGTCCAAATCAGCTTAGTATTGTCATAAGAATTTTAGCAAACTATATAAGGATACAATATCTCGTGAACACGGGAAAGTTAGCACAAGAATTTCTTTTTACTGCTTTTTGGTTTCTCAGGCCTTTTCATCTAATTATGAATGAAGTTGCTTCATTTTCTGGGACATTAGGGGACAACAAGAAAGATCTTAATCAATTTACAGGAAAAGCTATGCCGCTTTCCAAAGATTTTTTCAAAAAGGAAAGCACAGCAAAAAAGCGCCCTGATTTAGTTCCTTTTAGGCGTTTTCTGCTCCAATCCAAACCCTTTCCGTTTGAGAATATTAAATTAAGTCCATGTGATTTTTTTGATCATATTTCAGCTAAGTCTCCTAAACATGCTAGAGATGAGCTTGGGGAGAGATTCAGATGGACCCCAAATGGTTGCGGACAACCTGTTAGTAACTGCGGCCAGTGTATTAAATTACTATACAGCGTGCTTCCCCAGCCGCTATATAACGTAAACTTAGCGACAAGTGTTTTTTTATGTGCCCTTTTGGAAAACCCTAAAGATCCGGAGGGTTTTAGCTATGATGAGCGGAACCATATTTACACAAATTCATTTAAGTTTGGACGATGGAATAAAGAATTTATTTTGTGGATGGCCGGTGAGCACATTTTTCGTGCAAATGAAATTTGGTGGGGCAAATTTGGTCTAGACATACTTAAGGAGGGAAACATGCTTCCCCCCAACAAAATGTCTGGTATTGCTAACTTCATGCCAATCTCTTTCTATTATGACCACGTCCCTGATCTTACAACTGTCTTCTTGATTGATTCCCTTGCTGTAACACCAGCCCGACACCTCGTAGGTCTTACCTATGCGATGAAAGAGGCGCGCAAGGCATCTCTCTTTGATTGGGTGGGAAGACTGGCCGACACCGTCATGAAGATGGAAGAAGTAGAAGACTTTGAATTTTTCCTAAAATACACCCATCTAAGAACACAATATGCTGATTGCCAAAAGCAATTCAATAAATCCCCCGATGCGGCCTTGAAAAAGTTGCGGGTTATTTATGCCAGGGAATCCCTGGAATGGATGGCCCGTGTTCTTGCTTTTGTGGAAACCTCTCCCGAGGAGGCAAATGATCCGGAGAATCAAACTCTTACATTTCTGGACTATGAAGTTCATGACAAAACCGATCCTCTCAAGGTTTCGCCGGCCCTGCGCCATCTGGCGGATTCTGACCAAAAAAGGGCAAAAATATGGTCGAATTTTTTGAGTAATAAGGATGTGGGGGTAGTGTCATTT containing:
- a CDS encoding ABC transporter permease subunit, producing MTVNSPIRRFGPAVAWFVVGICLCFMVFHNPLTIHPEKSLTPPSMTFPGGTDRLGRDVLARASAGFRASLCLAGMAELLALGAAMSVNFLFLILAKMRIKALVAVPVQALRTVPPFLTGLALAAMLGATQWGMVIALAFISFPFETAVVEEEINAGLHMPHIEGAKGIGAPYYMILMRHVGRIAGPRIMRYALLDFVGLVAFESLLGFVGLSRPPAPSIGAEIFNGGPYMATYPWLFLTPCLVLALGLVALNAGFFRLLSREN